The DNA window tttttttggaatttccAATGTTACAcacttgaaatttttgaaagattaaagcaaaaaaacaaaagaaaaattgattggAACGTCAAAAGTGTTACGGATAACTACTTGGAGGGGTGTTactaacaaaaataagatagatataagatttaaatttctagcttTGCTCAGAGatgtgcacccaatcatcatcgtaTTATTATATGTTACTTTTAACGTGAAGTTCACacctctatatttaaatatatacatttttttaaaacactactatatataatttagagaagggaccatgggttcacgtgaatccACATAACCCCCGCTAGATACGCTCTGTCTACTGCAGACTGCAGTTAGGGATAGAAAGCTTAGCCCACGGTAATATGAACCACCCAAATTTAAGGAGATCAATAACTCATCTATTTATTAATCTTGACTCGTTTAATTCAACTCATTTAAAAGTTTAACTAATATATAGTccaaataaaaacatgaaaaatcttatcaaaatattttttatttgatatattatataccatcataatattgaaagaaaaagttttattagttacttaaataaattataaaataacaaactaatGAATAACCCGCTTGTCATCATGTTTCAACCCAATCCATTTAACATCAAGTAAATTTTAGACAATTTATTAACCCTCACATTTATTAACTCTATTCGCTTTGTCTAGAAGcacttgattttatttatttatttatttattaagtatCATTGAAAAATATCCATATCAAGATGTTTTAATAATGGTAGGTTTGTCTGTTTTTACccataatttgaaaatatgataaattaaacGATACAATCTCTGTTCgtattcttatatatatatatatatattccaatTTCAATCATTTTGTCAGAATTTGCaaaattttcttaaagaaaTCAAATGATTTCACCAATATCTCTGTAGCCATaaccatttttcaaaatattcttttgctccattagaatatattttaaataacatGGGAAATTAAAAAGATATACTAATAACAGATGAGCAGTCTAATATTATTTGAGGACTCactatacaatatatatatatatatatatatatatataaactcaCAAAATGATAGTATAAGTTTAGTGGGTCTTAACCTACTCCTGACTGTTAAGaataattatcaatatatatcaTTGGGCCATTTAGTTTACCAATATATATATTGCTAGagtatatacaatatatatctTATCATTTATATGATGTATATTATATGCATAGTATTATAGGTATATTATGcctatatagtatatatttattataaagtaCACATTACTTGATTCGGCTCCTCTCCATTTTTCTTCTCTCCATTTTCTCCAAGTTCATATTTGGATTAATGGCACATGACATAGGTTAAAATAAATGGCTAAGATTTAATTTCCCAATGTAAATAATCTCTAACCAtgatttaactaataaatatattatatatttaattttaaaaattactataacCCCCACAATCTTAACAACATATTATCTTGTTCATAAAATTTAGGGGGGAGGGGAATTCCTAAATTTTTGTACTTAGgatgttaatttaatttaatttttaagttaatatttttttgcattttttccttgaatttttctttttaaccatTAGCTATTCAAGAgtattatttttcctattttatttcacCTTTTCTATTTCCTCCAAAATTAACATTAGCTATATTTGGTAGCAgttcaatatttaaaagaaaatttaaaaagatccacgtaaaaaaaaagtgattagGAAAAACTTTTTTTCCCTATATTTATAGACAAGATAACATGTTGCTAAGATTGTGAgattataaaaaattttaatactAACTATATATCGTACTTATTAGTTAAATCATGGTTAAAGATTTACTTTAGGAGATTAAATCTTAGCCATTTATTTTAATCTATGTCATGTGTCACTAATCTAAATAGGAACTTGGAGAAAATGGAGAGGAGCCGGATCCACATTacttatacatttttttataatttaaatagttGAATGGTTCAGATCCATAATTATTCCTAATTATTATCCATAACATGTATCACGTTATATAAAGCTATTATAATTGATTGGATTATTATTAGTGTCAAAGAGAGTgggaaaaaaaaacagaaggAAAATTTGGATTATAACATTGctttacaaatatatttttttttataagatcTAGTCAcaaaaagttaaatttggattattGCCCTCTGATAGATGAAACTTCATAATTGTTGGTGACGTAAGGTTTCAATATCAATAATTGTAGTACAACACAATTCacgtaaataatttttaattactgtcgtcaaaatgaaatataataatccttctatttcaatttatttgtctgattataatttaacatgaaatttagaaaattaaagatttttttgaattaatttgtggtcttaaattaaaaatttatgtaatgtattaaaatgttctttgattttgtagtcttaaatatgtcatttgaAAAGCTAgattaaaaatttatcaaaatagaattatatatttaaataaactacaaataaaaagtaagacaaataaattgaaatggacaaaataatatttctgaAACAATAATGTATGTCGATCTTTACCTAATCATAATCGGATAAAAATGTATACATATCCTCCGATTATAACTTTTACTTTTAGTCTTCACCTTATTGGAATTATTATAGAATCATATTTTACTTTCAATTATTTAGACCTAATAGTTGGATCAAATCATTATTACTTATAAAATATTCATCAAGAAGATAGTAATGTATATATTCTCAAGCGTTTATTAGATAGTTAAGTTAACTACGTTAAATATGTCATCTCCTTTAAGTATACATATCAACCTCAATTTGAATAGGTCTAAGGTTTTATGACTTATTGAAACAAATGCATATGATTAAAAGAAGTGACAATTTTAGCTGgttaacttatttaaataatGAACACTTGATAACACATTAAAACCTTTTTTGAATCGAAAGTGTCTGTTTGATATAGAAATGTAATTAGATGCGTATTAGAACAAGCCTTAGTTCGAGCGTCGAAATGAAATTTAGTTAGGTTACTTATATATTAAGCCTAAATATATAGTTCAAAAACTCAATCAAACCAATTCATTCTCTTCTATCtcaatctattttttttcccttttgtcCAATGGAAATTCACATTCTTTCACATGTTGAAGCTATTATTGGAATTCTAGTTTTTGTTTTCCTATTCTTTCTCATAAGAAAAGCAAAAACTTggaaaaatagcaaaaattttGGCCCACCCCCTCCACAACTTCCAGGAGCATGGCCAATTATAGGCCACCTCCCTCAAATCCTAAGTGACACGTTAGACGGTCGCAATAGGAGCAACACGGACGGTGAAATTCATCTGGCCCATACCCTAGCCGCGTTAGCAGATAAGTATGGGCCAATTTTCACCATCCGTCAAGGAATGTTCCCAATAGCCGTTGTGAGTAGTTATGAAGCAATAAAAGAATGTTTTACTACACAAGACAAGAACTTAGCTAATAGAATAGCTACTTGTTCTTGTAAATATCTTGGCTATGACCATGCAAATCTTACATTTGCAAATTATGGACCTTATTGGCGTATGGTTCGTAAATTGGTGGTTAATAATTTGCTATCGAGTAAGAGTCTGGAGAGGTTAAAGGATGTTCGAATTTCAGAAGTGGAGAGTAGCATCAAGGAGTTGTACACACTTTTTGTTGCTAATGAAGCAAAAAATGTACCAACTAAAGTTGATATTGGCCATTGGTTTGATGATATGATGTTAAACATAACGGTGAAGATGATTGGTGGAAAGAGATATAGCCAGGTACGCAgaaatgaattcaaaatttaaaattaatcaattcAAATTGCAATATATATACGTACTGCTAATTAGAAGTGGCAAATTTAGCCCATAAAATATGATCCGCATAATCGATTGAAATGACTCATCCATTTATTAGGTCAATTCATATTAGTCCAATCCATTGTTGTTTATCTAAAAGTTGGACGGATATATGTTAGTAGTCCAAAgataaagaataattttatcatttacttaaaaatatataaaagaaaaaaccaaaaaaaaagagttattaATAATTGAACGGGTTGGGTTTTGGCCCATTGTAGCCCATTTTGGCTCAATTCATTTCAATCCAATCCAAGTAATTTGGGTGCCCATTTCGATTTGCCCAACcgatccaaatccaaatcctaCTCAATACACTCATTTGACACTCTTACTTCTAACACTAAGATTTTGCTCAAAAGTAGTACTCATTAGACCATAGTCTAAAAAGTCTATAAATaagttataagaaaaaaatacaacgTACCAACAATAAATTTTGAACCTAATAAACTATGTGGTagattttcaaattcataaaGTTCAAATTGTGAATCCGCCTGTTCTACACAGGTGAATAataaagaagaggagaaggaagAAGCAGAACGTTTCAGAAAAGCGTTCAACGAAACGATGTATTATATAGCTATAGTGGGTATAGAGGATGCATTTCCAATTCCATTACTACAATGGCTTGATTTACAAGGTAATATTAAGGTGATGAAACGTATAGCTGATGAAATGGATGCTATTCTTCAACGTTGGCTTGATGATCATACTAATAAGAGGAAGAATAATGAGtctaatgatgatgatgatgatcaaGATTTGATTGATATAATGTTAACAGAGTTAGATAAGGATGATTTCCAATATGGTTATTCAAGGGAAACTATTATCAAAGCTACTATGTTGGTATGTGCAACTATTTTATATTTCGATTTtagtgttatttgttgttttatttgcTTTCGTTATCATATTATCGTATGTTATTGATGTGTTTTTGCTTGAGCTGAGAGTCTATCAGAATAGTCGTTCTACCTTATCAAGGTAGGAGTAAGGTTGCGTACACACCAGCTCCTCAAGCCCTACTACTTGTAAATTACACTgaatattatattgttgttattgttatacTATGTTGGTATGTGCTTCAATTGTTGATCTGGCTCTATTAATTTGACTGCACGCGAAatttaagaactaaagaaagttttttttataaaaaaattagcatATTAATGATATGTGCACATGTGCATTTTTTTATCCTTCAAGTTGTGAGTCTACACAAATTTAACGAATAATTAAGTGCTTAATCATTCAATTTGTAGTGCTACTCCATTATTTAAGGTGATATAGTTTTAGAAATACTCTAATTATCACACACTTCCTTTACAAGGAATCAAAAACACtcattttaatcaaataaaggTGAAATATTCTTAACTAATATTACAAAAGGACCAAATCTAgaatatatcaataattaaggGACCAAAatgcaattattattttataacatttttgttgttatttctGGGACCACGATTGATATGATTTGATGGTTAATACATATTATTATATGCTCGTACATATTCAATTTAAATTATGTACACTAACAATCACGATAATTAATCTGTTATTCTTTTTACACGCAGACTATAGTTTCAGATGCTACACATACCACAGCTGTTCACTTGATATGGATAATTGCCTGCTTACTAAACAATAAACATGTACTGAAAAATGTACATGAAGAAATTGACACAAAAGTTGGCAAAAATCGTTGGGTCAAAGATTCAGACATAAAAAACTTAACGTACTTCCAAGCAACAATTAAAGAAGTACTACGTTTATATCCACCATCACCTATGTTAGTTCACGAAGCCTTAGCTGATTGTCAAGTACTTGGTTACCATATTTCAAAAGGCACACGTTTATTTGTAAACGTGTGGAAACTTCAAAAAGACTCGAAATTTTGGCCAGAACCTGAAAAGTTTTTACCCGAGAGGTTTTTAACCACTAAGGCAAAAGTTGATGTATATGGTAAAGATTTAGAGTTTATCCCATTTGGTTCTGGGAGACGATCATGTCCTGGAATTACTATGGCCATGCAAGTAACCTATCTTTCAATTGCACGATTGCTTCAAGCGTTTGATTTTGAAACACCAAATAATGAACCGGTGGATATGACCGAAGGACCGGGTTTTACCGCGGTTAAAAAAATTCCGCTGGAAGTTGTGGTAAAACCTCGTATGCTTCCTATGTATTATGGggtttaattaataatttaaataccttaatttggtatttttattgttttattatcaATAATAAAATGTATTGTTTGATCGATAAGATTTACCATCTGTATCGTTATATCTTATAATTTGTATTTCTCTCCTGAAGTACTTTTTTTAATCGAAAATGGTAATTGATtcgttcaaaaaaaaattatattaatatttttttaaaatactaatattttaaaattcaaattaaactttgtattttatatgttaaaatGGGATTTTAGTAATAGGACAGGTTACGTTATTTGTAtgcaatcaaattgaaagaaaatttatttgtattcatcacaaatttctttttcttgcaaaTATATACATAAGGTTCATATGAAGTAACATACATCAAGAAACTTTATctccaataataaataaaaaaagtcactcaaacactaaataaataaatctctGGTAATAATCAAAAAGTCTTTTCATACATCGAAGTCAACATTTACGTGTGCAATTTGAATTAATGTTTGGTTTTGAGTTTATTGTAACGGTTTAATCCGCTAGTGATATTGTATGCTTTGAGCTTAAGCTTGCATGACTTTAAAATACGTATTAGGCATGTTTATTTATATACCAAACATCTCTCATGTGTTTTGTCAATGTAGAAATTTTTATCTTAAACTAagatattttattctaattaagTATCAATTTAGGAACAATTAAGTTCTCAAGCACGTGGCCAAACTAAATCCATTAAATTCAATATCAAGCTTAATTAAAACCCTTGATACAAGTTGTATTGGATTTCAagataactttaaaaaataaagtgtaACGTGAATTGAAAAATGACCCACAAAATGAAGTGAAATGAAATTTGAACAAAATTCATTTACtttggtttttctttttttgatcaGAAGAGGAAGACATATGTgtttatatatagataaaataaattaaacacaaCTCTAATTCTTAAATAATTGAGAAGAGAGTCTTTCCTGACAATagatcaaatatttttattttccattttttgatattattttcatgtaaatttaaatttaaaaggaaaaagggataaatataacccgaactatcgtaaatggtatgtagatacactccgtcatacttttgggacattggtgcccctgccgcccaaaaactagagcatatatactcTTTATACTAACAGACATACACGTGGCATAATCTTATCACCGATccgatatttattaaatatcgtatcgacggataagattgagtgtccctatttagtcttccatTAGAGTGAAagacatatatgctctagtttttggacgacagAGGCACCAATGTCCGAAAAATATGACGGaggatatctgcataccatttacgatagttcggggtatCATTGTCCTTTctcaatttaaaattaaaattctccGCCACCGAACTAACACTATTTATAAAAATTGGTGATTTTCTTTCGTCTTTAATTTTATCAGGTGAGAATATAATGAGAATTTTATCATATgctttaaaagaaattaaataggTAAATAAATGCGTTATTAAATTATAAGAAAAGAATGCATTTTTACTTTACTATAcccaccttcttcttcttctttttttggtgaTAGAAGGTTTGAGATCGTCAATATggtaattttttctatatttgatattcgcatgaaattttgatattttaaattttatggcgtaaaatttatttaaagaaaaaacattttttaataaaatattcttgttgTTCTTTTGTACCTAACTCTGAAAGGCCTATAACTCCTCACGTTATATATGGACCCCATCTCCCAATGTATTGTTCTATAAATGTAATGTGATGTTATTAATTGGCTTGGTGTAAATATTCGGTGCGGGTAAGTTTTTTTCGTTATTAATTGAGGATCAATAAAaattgtggtggagtggtaaatACTTCTTCGTTTTTAATCAGAGGTTTTAGGTTTGAGTTTTCCTAGGTATGAAGTTGATCGCCTTTATTAGGGAGCGTTTTACCTTAATGTGTGATTTTTCAgtgtgaatttaaatttaagtgTGCTTTAATATAAATACCAAATAtcgaatagaaaaaaaatgttattaattgatgaaaatatttagATTCGGTCAAACAAGTACAACAGATATCTTTAGGTggttcaataataataaatgagtGTGCTTTCTTAAAAAGTCCATTTTCCTCCATATATTTTTGGAACGAGAGATTTGCTTTAATTGATAAAGTTATTCTCGTATAACTAGAAAATTATGGATTTTAATGATGgaaatattttcttacaaaaatgTTAAATAAGATTGATACAATAGCTATTTAACATTGATACAATAGCTTCTTATGATCCCGacctttattttaattttgtccaTACATACTTGTTTGGTTGAATTCAAACAGGGTGGCTCAACATTTTTTATGGTCTGAAGTCAATATTGATGAGAGgcctttattaattaaagtgaaTGAGGGTCATTTGGTTGGAACAAGTTATTCGGGATTTATTATTTTAGCATAAATTATtctgggataagttattccacCATATACATATCgtataacttatctcatcactaAGATATAAATGATGGGATAAATATCTCAGGATTGTCTGATACCTCCATCCAAATGCAGAATAAGATAATCCTGCATTTTATCCATGAGACTATTACATCTTATACTTCACACCAAATGACTCCTAATTGTTGtttattggatttttttttcaacatttgAATTACAAAAATGTTACTAATAACTTCTAATAGTCAATTtatcttgatatatttttggGGATGtattacaaatttaaattcttctctttttttctttgatatttaaacatattttttctgaatttgaattataaCAAATGATTACAAAGATGAAATATAACTATGAAGTGGAAATAAATTACGATTTTTTGGAGAATACTACTTCTACTATTGTTTCAATTTAGCTGACCTTCATTTGGAATACAATAGGCAAATTAACTATTTTTCTAATGTAAATTCggacataaaattttaattttttaaaaataaaatttatatatttaaaaacttcataaaaatattataagtcacaTCATTATAATAAGTCAAAATATAGTTCTTTTATATTTAACATAAAATAGAGCTCTCCTTCATATGACTAGACTTACCAATCACTAcaacttttatttaatttaatataaaaatagaactcttatatatatatatcaatctCATTTAACATTAAGTAtaattcttcttcatctttcttcttcctctctaaTACCCAAAAATCCATAGAAAATGCATAAATTATTTGCAGTAAGGTCCTTAAGTTCTGCCATAGCCAAAAACTTCAAGTCCCTACAAAATCAACAAGCTGCTTTTTCTACTTCATTACTATTGGATGATACTCAGAAACaggtaaataaattatatatatacctcAATTTGTCATTTCAATTGAAATTTAAGGACCAAATTATAAGTTAAAGTTAATTTTGAGGGGGTAAGTTTTACTATTTTACAAGATTtactaattatattttgtttgcaTAATTTTGTAGTTTAAAGAAAGTGTAGCAAAATTTGCTCAAGAGAATATAGCTCCTTATGCTGAAAAGATTGATAGAACAAACAGTTTCCCAAAGgttaataaattcattatatttaattatgcgattaaaatttaaagattttaatgaaaatatgattaTAGAGATTAATTATTTGTCTATTTCATGATTTTCATTCAGGAGATTAACTTATGGAAATTGATGGGGGACTTTAATTTGCATGGAATTACTGCACCAGGTAAAAATGATCTGATAATATAAAAGTTCTTATAGTAACAATgtatataaattaggataagaatatatattatttaattatgattaagttgcaataatttatatgtatatataattgatttaGTATAGATATTGAGTGTTCAATGATCTTATTGGGATCGTAAGATATCCAATATAATTAGTTTATAGGAGTATTATATAATATAGTCTTATGAAGTACTAGTTGCATTATAGTAAGGActcaatagaaataaaaaatataattttttttatatataatgtcCTTTTCAAATCAAAAGACCAGAGGCAGAGAGTAGTTAAATGAAGTAAATGGAAAGATGGTGCTAGGGATGTAAGTTATAAATGACCCATAATTCGTCTAGATTTTTATCGGTTgaactcaaaataatttaaatttagatCAAATTTAACTCAATATTCAAGCATTGTCCATTTCAAAATGTTTGTCAGTAAAGTCCAATTTAATTCTCAACTTCAAcctgtttttttatatttactagCTAAATAGTATCATATTTTGTCCAAATATTATTCATTCATCTAATAGGATTGGATCTCAAACTCTAGATCGAGTCAAATCGGGTCTCAGATTCTGGCCAAGGCTCAAATCTTGGGTCTTGGGTCAAGGTCAGGTTTGGACCCGAGTCAAATATCAAGTCCCAACTTACATCTCTCGAGTAAGGGTCAAATCTCAAACTGTCGGTCACGCCAAATCAGGTCTTCGGGGCTCATGTCTAAAGTTTTGGGTTGATTTCGGGTCGGGGCTCATGTCTTTTAAGTCTCGAGTTGGTTTTGCGTTGGGTCTATAATCACGAGTCCCAATCATGCTTGGATCTTGACTACCGAGTTAGGCTCGAGTCTCGAGTCTCAATATGATAATCCCCTACAATTTGGTCTCAGATTAATAACTATTTACATGTCAATTTGTGACACTATCTCATGAATAAATAATCATATCGTAAaaaccaaacatgaaaattcCCACTATTATGTAGTATAGATTTTAGACaggccaattttttttaaaaataacatattccAATTGGAGAAAAACTCATCGCAGAAAACAAGGGCATCATCATCTTGTTGTAAAAGCATTTTCTATAATAGTATTATGATCAATTATTTCCACAAAATAATGTCACAAAACCAAGTGCACAATTATATTTCAACAAAGTGAACAACATTTTCCTTAGTATGTTCACTCCGTTTCATTTTAACAAATCTAAGAGAATTTTTTGTGTTTACTCTAGTGAatactattatttatatatacaaaagcTAGCTAGCGTTTGAGTTTTGCTGAACCTGTAACAAGACGTGTGTTATATGTAGAGGAATATGGTGGTCTCAACCTTGGATATTTATATCACTGCATTGCCTTAGAAGAAATTAGTCGTGCATCTGGTGCTGTTGCTGTTTCCTATGGTGTTCAATCCAACGTTTGCATCAACCAATTGgtaactatttatatatataatatatgctTTATAGGTACAGTACAACGTGTTCAAATAGTTGTACTGTATACGTTGACATGACGATTAAATTTTGATGACATTTTAATTTGTAGGTGAGAAATGGAACCCCTGACCAGAAGCAAAAATATTTACCAAAGGTTCTACTAATTTTATctctctttacttttttttaaaaaaaattgaatgcataaaattgaaaaaatgtagTCTG is part of the Solanum stenotomum isolate F172 chromosome 8, ASM1918654v1, whole genome shotgun sequence genome and encodes:
- the LOC125874480 gene encoding xanthotoxin 5-hydroxylase CYP82C2-like; the protein is MEIHILSHVEAIIGILVFVFLFFLIRKAKTWKNSKNFGPPPPQLPGAWPIIGHLPQILSDTLDGRNRSNTDGEIHLAHTLAALADKYGPIFTIRQGMFPIAVVSSYEAIKECFTTQDKNLANRIATCSCKYLGYDHANLTFANYGPYWRMVRKLVVNNLLSSKSLERLKDVRISEVESSIKELYTLFVANEAKNVPTKVDIGHWFDDMMLNITVKMIGGKRYSQVNNKEEEKEEAERFRKAFNETMYYIAIVGIEDAFPIPLLQWLDLQGNIKVMKRIADEMDAILQRWLDDHTNKRKNNESNDDDDDQDLIDIMLTELDKDDFQYGYSRETIIKATMLTIVSDATHTTAVHLIWIIACLLNNKHVLKNVHEEIDTKVGKNRWVKDSDIKNLTYFQATIKEVLRLYPPSPMLVHEALADCQVLGYHISKGTRLFVNVWKLQKDSKFWPEPEKFLPERFLTTKAKVDVYGKDLEFIPFGSGRRSCPGITMAMQVTYLSIARLLQAFDFETPNNEPVDMTEGPGFTAVKKIPLEVVVKPRMLPMYYGV